In Spirosoma aureum, a single genomic region encodes these proteins:
- a CDS encoding nucleoside deaminase — translation MDEFMQEAIRQARKSLSEGGIPIGSALIKNGELVASGHNKRVQENNPILHGEMDCLNNAGRVGSFKNTVIYSTLMPCYMCAGTIVQFKIPRVIVGESRTFAGAREFMEQHGVEVIDLDLPECVDMMNQFIAEKPTLWNEDIGEL, via the coding sequence ATGGACGAATTTATGCAGGAGGCTATCCGTCAGGCCCGTAAAAGTTTGAGTGAAGGCGGTATTCCAATCGGTTCGGCGCTGATCAAGAATGGCGAATTAGTCGCGTCGGGCCATAACAAGCGGGTTCAGGAGAACAATCCAATTCTACACGGTGAAATGGATTGCCTTAATAATGCCGGACGGGTTGGTTCGTTCAAAAATACAGTCATTTATTCGACGCTCATGCCTTGTTACATGTGCGCCGGAACCATTGTTCAATTCAAAATTCCCAGGGTCATTGTCGGTGAATCGCGGACGTTCGCTGGCGCAAGGGAGTTTATGGAGCAGCACGGTGTAGAAGTAATAGACCTCGATTTGCCCGAATGCGTCGATATGATGAATCAATTTATTGCGGAGAAACCTACCCTCTGGAATGAAGATATTGGTGAACTATGA